The proteins below are encoded in one region of Coffea arabica cultivar ET-39 chromosome 4c, Coffea Arabica ET-39 HiFi, whole genome shotgun sequence:
- the LOC140005040 gene encoding glycosyltransferase BC10-like yields the protein MIDAERRLLANALLDFTNERFVLLSETCIPLFNFTTIYNYLIRSNHSFIGSADDPRKSGRGRYNKAMSPAISISQWRKGSQWFEVNRKVAIRIISDRKYYPIFAEHCSPPCYNDEHYIPTLVNILLPEENSNRSVTWVDWSREGPHPGRFDWRNVNAEFMNQSFLRCCLAETL from the exons ATGATAGATGCTGAGCGACGACTTCTAGCCAATGCACTGCTTGACTTCACGAATGAAAGATTTGTGCTGCTATCAGAAACGTGCATTCCTTTGTTCAACTTCACAACAATTTACAACTACCTAATAAGGTCAAATCACAGTTTCATTGGCTCAGCTGACGATCCAAGAAAAAGTGGTCGTGGCAGATATAATAAAGCAATGTCGCCTGCAATATCAATATCTCAATGGCGAAAAGGGTCCCAGTGGTTTGAGGTCAACCGCAAGGTTGCCATAAGAATTATATCAGACAGAAAATATTACCCCATTTTTGCTGAGCATTGCAGCCCTCCATGCTATAATGATGAGCACTACATTCCCACGCTTGTGAATATTCTATTGCCAGAAGAGAACTCGAACAGGAGCGTGACTTGGGTAGATTGGTCCAGAGAAGGTCCTCATCCGGGAAGATTTGACTGGAGAAATGTCAATGCAGAGTTTATGAATCAG AGCTTTCTCCGTTGTTGTTTGGCTGAAACTCTTTGA